CGAAACAAAGTCCATGAAAGATAAACGAGATGTAGAAAAAAATGAAGGTATGGAAAACATGGGGATGAATAAATAACAGTATTGAGCATTTTGCTTTTAAGACCAGTATTCATAATACTGGTCTTTTTAACATTTACCAATCATGTTTTTCTTATCATTTCGCACACTAAAGGTAACGAAGTAATTAGGAGGTGAAAGACGCTTGCTTAAAGTCATAAAGATAGTAGCATTATTATGTGTGCTTGTTCCTACTTCTGCTTTAGCAAATAATGAAGAAAATCCTGCTGAGCAAAGAATGACCTTATTTAAAAGCATGGAAGCTATAACGCAAATACCATGGTACTATTTGGCGGCTATTGACCAATATGAACGAAATGTCCAAAAAAAACCCGCATCAAATGGAGCGATTGCGATAACAATCCCGCAAGAACAGTGGAGTGGAGTATCTAATCCTAGTCAGAAAGATGCATTGACTCTTGAGGAGGTCGCATTATTTAATGGGATGGGCACAGATGGAAATGGGGATGGCATCGCTGATCGTACAAATGATCAAGATATACTTTACTCCATAGGATCATGGATTGGAAAATATGGAAATACTCCTCATGATATTAAGATTGCACTTTGGAATTATTATCAACGTGATCTTTCCGTACAGACCATTATGAATACAGCTAAAGTATTTGATACCTACAATTCTAATCAATTAAATGATCATATATTTCCAGTACCATTATTTCATAATTATAGTTATAAAAATACATGGGGAGATCCTCGAGGCTTTGGGGGAAGAAGAATACATGAAGGAACTGATATCTTTGCGAATTACGGTGTCCCTGTTCGAGCAACATCTTATGGTGTGATTGAAATGAAAGGTTGGAACAAGTTTGGTGGATGGAGAATAGGCGTTAGAGATATCAACAATATTTACCACTATTTTGCCCATTTAAACGGTTTTGAAAAAGGAGTAAAAGTTGGTCAAGTTGTAAAACCAGGTGATGTCATTGGATATGTTGGCGCAAGTGGCTATGGTCCACCTGGTACATCCGGCAAGTTCCCTCCCCATCTCCATTATGGAATGTATAAAGATAACGGATACAGCGAGTGGTCATTTGATCCTTACCCGTCGTTAAAAAAATGGGAAAGAGAAACAAGAAAACAAAAAAATAAGTAAAATAAGTTATTCAGCAAACAAACAATGAATAATGAAGACTTGAAGTTCGAGATATCAAAATAACTGCACAATCAACGGTCCAATAAAAGACCTTTGCTTAAAACCTACATGAAAAAAGGATTGGATCATCGAGATCCAATCCTTTCATTATTATTTAGAAGATTTTATCGCATTGGCTATGCTTGCAGCCAATCCTCCCCAAATCAATACCATACTAATAATCATCATAATAATCGCACTTGCTTCCATTAGCTACCTACCTCCTCGTCTGAGTTAACAGAATGATTTACTCCCGCTTTCCATTTCAGTTTTGTGAAGATGGCAGCGACTACAATAACTAATGCTAAAGCTCCCATCCCCCAAGGTCCTACTAATGAAAGTGGATATTCATCAACATACGGAGCCGTGAATTCGCTGTATAGTGATGCAATCATCATATAACCGAGTAGAATTGGTGTAATAACGGTTAAGCAAATTGTCCACCATGATCCTAGACGAATTTGAGATAGACCGTTTGCATGCTCCTGAAGGTCTTTAACTTTACGCAATACCCAAGCCAAGATGATAACCTCAATTAAACCACTTAATCCTACTCCTACTGTCAATACATAACGGTCAACAGCAGTTAAGATGTGTACGCCACCTTTTGTAGCATATAGGATAGAAATTAAAGCAGATAAACCGCCACCAAACGCAACGGCTTTGGTTCTGGAAATATTAAATTTCTCTTGGAACGCAGCAATATAAGTCTCACTGATGGATATAAGTGAGGAAAGTCCTGCAAGAACTAAGGATGCAAAGAACATGAATCCAAATAAACCATTCAAGAAAGGCATCTGGTTAATAATTTGCGGGAAGATTGCAAAGGCAAGACCTACACCATCTGCCGCAAAATCATCAATCCCATTACCTGTTGAAGCTGCTACAAATCCAATTGCACTAAATACCCCGATACCAGCAAGTAATTCAAAACCTGAGTTACTTAAACCAGTAATGAAGGCGTTATTTGTAAGATCTGATTTCTTCGGTAAATAACTAGAATACGTAATCATAATAGCGAAACAAATAGATAAACTAAAGAAAATTTGCGTATAAGCAGCTGTCCAGACGCTTGGATCGCCTAATTGGGACCAATCAGGTGCAAAGAATGCGTTAAGCCCTTGCGCTGCACCTTCTAATGTAACAGCTCTAAGAACAATAATTAAGAATAAGACCACTAATGCAGGAATGAAGATTTTGTTCGCTGCTTCAATTCCCTTTTTCACACCTTTAAATAAAACTGCTAGTACGACTGCCCATACAATGACAAGTGGTATAAAGACACTTGGAACAATACCACCAATAGATCCTACTTCACCTGCTTGAAGGTAACTACCCATTAAGAATTCACCTGTATTCTCTCCCCACGTTAAATTGAAGGAATACACCGAATAAGCAAGTGCCCAAGCAATGATAACTGCATAATACGTAGAAATACCAAATGATATAAAGACTTGAAGCCACCCAACATACTCTGACTTTTTATTCAGTCTTGAGAATGTTAGTGGAGATGAACCACCATACTTATGTCCCATAATAAATTCCATGATTAGAATCGGGATACCTGCTGTAAATAATGCAATTAGGTAAGGTAGAAAGAATGCTCCCCCACCGTTGTCGTAAGCAACATATGGGAAGCGCCATATGTTCCCAAGACCGATAGCCGATCCTACTGCAGCTAGAATAAATCCAGCTCTCGTACCCCATTGCGAACGTTGTGACATAAAAAAAATCCCCCTTCACTCTTTTTCCCTTTCGTGATTCAATCATATGCTTGAACCAATAAGAGAATGTTCTAATTCTTTTTTTTATTCTGACTTTTCTTTCTATCAGTTGCTTGTATTATAACCAGCCCATAAAAGAATGTAAAGCAGTTTCGCAAATTTTCAGTAATTTTAAAAATAGGAAAAATAGACCAGAACCGATTATCCGGCTCTGGTCTCATATTTTCTATGCATTCTGTGGTTTTGGCTTAAATGAAAATGCAATAATAAATACAATGACAATTGTTACTAGTAATGAAATAAACGTATTCGTTGTTAATCCATATAAAAGGTATCCAACTGCTGCAGCTAAAGCAGATATAAAGGCATAAGGTAACTGCGTCATAACGTGATCAATATGATTAGAACCAGCACCTGTCGAAGAAAGAATAGAAGTATCTGAGATAGGTGAACAGTGATCTCCAAACACACTACCTGCCAATACAGCTGCCAAGGATGGTAAGAACATCGCAGCATCCGTATTCACTGCTATTTCTCCTGCAATTGGTAGCATAATACCAAATGTTCCCCAAGAGGTTCCTGTGGCAAATGCCATAATCCCAGCAACAATGAAGATAAGGAAAGGTAGGTATGATGCCGTAATAGATGCCTGTTTCACTCGTTCAGCTAAGAAGCTTCCTGTTTCAAGCCCACCGATAATAGATCCAATCATCCAAGCAAGAATTAGAATATAAATCGCTGGTAACATCGCCTTCACACCTTCTACAAATACTGTTCTGACAGGTGATTTAGGCTTACCCTGGTACGTATAAAGATATAAACCAGTTAACACAGCAAATAATCCACCAAAGAACAATGATTTGTTTACATTCGTTGAGGCGAAGATAGATAGTAACGTTACCTCTCCTTCACTCCCTTGTACACCCGTGATAACCATTGCAGTGACAGTGGCTACTAAAAGAGTAATAATGGGCGCTAGTAAATGGAGGACCTTCCCGTTCGAATGTTCAACAAACTCACTATCTAAATCCCCTGGTACTTCTTTCCCTTTTGTGACCAATTCTCCTGTTGTTTCAGCACGTTGTTCATGCTTTTTCATTGAACCGATATCAAACCTAAATAATATAGTTAAGAATACTAGTAAAATGGCTGCAAATACATAGAAGTTCAAAGGAATCATCTTCACAAAGGCCTCTAACTCACCAAGCTGA
The genomic region above belongs to Pontibacillus yanchengensis and contains:
- a CDS encoding methionine/alanine import family NSS transporter small subunit yields the protein MEASAIIMMIISMVLIWGGLAASIANAIKSSK
- a CDS encoding Na+/H+ antiporter NhaC family protein, encoding MEGTIYSLIPPFIMLVLVLLTRQVLLSLGAGIIVGAFMLHNFSIGASLSEIWSTFYTIFYADGAVQWGSLYLLSFLLLLGITTAFMTASGGSRAFGEWAIKRIRTRKGAQTMPAILGIIIFIDDYFNSLAIGQVARPLTDQYKISRAKLAYIIDSTSAPVTVISPISSWGAFIIGTIGGIISTEGLAQLGELEAFVKMIPLNFYVFAAILLVFLTILFRFDIGSMKKHEQRAETTGELVTKGKEVPGDLDSEFVEHSNGKVLHLLAPIITLLVATVTAMVITGVQGSEGEVTLLSIFASTNVNKSLFFGGLFAVLTGLYLYTYQGKPKSPVRTVFVEGVKAMLPAIYILILAWMIGSIIGGLETGSFLAERVKQASITASYLPFLIFIVAGIMAFATGTSWGTFGIMLPIAGEIAVNTDAAMFLPSLAAVLAGSVFGDHCSPISDTSILSSTGAGSNHIDHVMTQLPYAFISALAAAVGYLLYGLTTNTFISLLVTIVIVFIIAFSFKPKPQNA
- a CDS encoding M23 family metallopeptidase, whose amino-acid sequence is MLKVIKIVALLCVLVPTSALANNEENPAEQRMTLFKSMEAITQIPWYYLAAIDQYERNVQKKPASNGAIAITIPQEQWSGVSNPSQKDALTLEEVALFNGMGTDGNGDGIADRTNDQDILYSIGSWIGKYGNTPHDIKIALWNYYQRDLSVQTIMNTAKVFDTYNSNQLNDHIFPVPLFHNYSYKNTWGDPRGFGGRRIHEGTDIFANYGVPVRATSYGVIEMKGWNKFGGWRIGVRDINNIYHYFAHLNGFEKGVKVGQVVKPGDVIGYVGASGYGPPGTSGKFPPHLHYGMYKDNGYSEWSFDPYPSLKKWERETRKQKNK
- a CDS encoding sodium-dependent transporter — encoded protein: MSQRSQWGTRAGFILAAVGSAIGLGNIWRFPYVAYDNGGGAFFLPYLIALFTAGIPILIMEFIMGHKYGGSSPLTFSRLNKKSEYVGWLQVFISFGISTYYAVIIAWALAYSVYSFNLTWGENTGEFLMGSYLQAGEVGSIGGIVPSVFIPLVIVWAVVLAVLFKGVKKGIEAANKIFIPALVVLFLIIVLRAVTLEGAAQGLNAFFAPDWSQLGDPSVWTAAYTQIFFSLSICFAIMITYSSYLPKKSDLTNNAFITGLSNSGFELLAGIGVFSAIGFVAASTGNGIDDFAADGVGLAFAIFPQIINQMPFLNGLFGFMFFASLVLAGLSSLISISETYIAAFQEKFNISRTKAVAFGGGLSALISILYATKGGVHILTAVDRYVLTVGVGLSGLIEVIILAWVLRKVKDLQEHANGLSQIRLGSWWTICLTVITPILLGYMMIASLYSEFTAPYVDEYPLSLVGPWGMGALALVIVVAAIFTKLKWKAGVNHSVNSDEEVGS